A stretch of Halichondria panicea chromosome 1, odHalPani1.1, whole genome shotgun sequence DNA encodes these proteins:
- the LOC135342405 gene encoding ATP-dependent RNA helicase DHX58-like produces the protein MAQKPKRKDITKYVKPHATHKWHDLGLELNVGDEDGIALDEIREKYRADKGDCFDCMIGKWFKEADPSQLTWQTLIDCMSSNGLQLDEAVKAIHENVFGATVSLAGRKSGSEAQDTSTTEGPSCISHADDLQHKPQETIYNVQSAEVASTTTTIATEQLYCDGDASEVRPKPRGGTNDLPIAVDGPPLPDETPTESLQPIDYTLVLDKGKSIRGYQTELAQPGIEGKNYIVVAPTGSGKTLVAALVISHHLQTGKEKDEMRKVVFIVEKRPLAQQQTKELQRFIPAAQVSCCIGDDTNNSIKTSIDSHHIIVCTAGKLLDEQKCGRISLSDFSLVVFDECHHTRKNSPYAGLMIRYIQMKSEKATLPQVMGLTASPGAGDNPTLEKTVTIDHLVKLCALMDATNGIKMVRTNKRELEEHTNKPNYNVENSKERESNEPFIVNVMALMQELERKVSFTCPFNRWSQKYETQVQQKKLALEGSTNPTSRNFIRIYDLLRCLYRALEVYMDLQYEDAMSVLYDSSIRKLKVANEFEVKLRTSLNSLLVELKGIARVENPQLLKVKSTLEEQFVTDPQSKVMLFVRTKKHASSIFNWVKSLPTAEQLGIHPRMVVGQEAGITGDGMTQAEQENSFQSFRDGISNLLVVTSIAEEGIDIPACNLVIRYKHVSNEIAKAQTLGRARATGKSEGYTILSSPSKQNQEVMNGELLALVDTILLDAHFPTGRILRKKIEKEQEMFLKKEECDRAMANEKKSTYKVEDVHLLCSTCKTPACCAADIRVLHGNCYVVPSEEFQGKINKIKHPKPLYKLAMNKTHKILCKTCGHSWGNSCIWPQSGYQFPVLSCKSFTFVEKGNPIIVKKWSAAPFDIQTY, from the exons ATGG CTCAGAAACCTAAGAGAAAAGACATCACTAAGTATGTCAAACCTCACGCTACTCACAAATGGCATGACCTGGGGCTGGAACTGAATGTTGGAGATGAGGATGGTATTGCTCTTGATGAAATCCGAGAAAAGTATCGAGCCGACAAAGGAGATTGCTTTGACTGTATGATAGGCAAGTGGTTTAAGGAGGCTGACCCTTCTCAACTAACCTGGCAAACGCTCATTGATTGTATGAGCTCAAATGGTCTTCAACTGGACGAAGCAGTGAAAGCTATACATGAGAACGTCTTTGGAG CTACTGTTTCACTGGCTGGAAGAAAATCTGGTAGTGAAGCTCAAGATACTTCCACAACTGAAGGCCCATCTTGCATTTCCCACGCCGACGACTTACAACATAAACCACAAGAAACAATCTACAATGTACAATCGGCTGAAGTTGCTTCCACAACAACTACAATTGCCACTGAACAATTGTACTGCGATGGCGATGCGAGTGAAGTACGACCCAAACCACGAGGTGGTACAAATGATCTTCCAATTGCCGTGGACGGGCCTCCTCTTCCTGACGAAACCCCCACTGAATCCCTACAACCTATTGATTACACCTTAGTTCTTGATAAAGGAAAATCTATTCGAGGCTATCAAACAGAGTTAGCTCAGCCTGGTATTGAAGggaaaaattatattgttgtGGCCCCCACTGGAAGTGGAAAAACGCTTGTGGCTGCTCTTGTGATTTCACACCATCTTCAAACTGGAAAAGAGAAAGACGAGATGAGGAAAGTTGTCTTTATTGTAGAGAAGAGGCCACTTGCCCAGCAGCAAACCAAAGAGCTGCAAAGATTCATCCCGGCTGCGCAAGTGTCTTGTTGTATTGGGGACGATACAAACAACTCTATCAAAACTTCAATTGACAGCCATCACATCATTGTGTGTACTGCAGGCAAGCTTCTTGATGAGCAGAAGTGTGGAAGAATTTCACTGTCTGACTTTAGTCTCGTTGTTTTTGATGAATGTCATCATACTCGAAAAAATTCTCCATATGCAGGACTCATGATTCGATACATACAGATGAAATCAGAAAAGGCAACTTTGCCACAAGTCATGGGCTTGACAGCATCACCAGGAGCTGGAGATAATCCTACTCTTGAAAAGACAGTCACCATTGACCACTTAGTCAAACTCTGTGCACTCATGGATGCCACAAATGGTATCAAAATGGTTCGAACAAACAAAAGAGAGCTGGAAGAACACACTAATAAGCCCAACTACAATGTAGAGAATTCCAAAGAAAGAGAATCAAATGAGCCATTCATTGTCAACGTTATGGCACTCATGCAAGAACTTGAGAGGAAGGTTAGTTTTACATGCCCGTTCAATCGGTGGAGCCAAAAGTACGAAACGCAAGTTCAACAAAAAAAGTTGGCTCTAGAAGGAAGTACTAATCCCACATCTCGAAATTTTATTCGAATTTATGACCTTCTACGCTGTCTCTACCGAGCATTAGAGGTTTACATGGATTTACAGTACGAAGATGCTATGAGTGTTTTATATGACTCAAGTATACGCAAACTTAAAGTGGCAAATGAGTTCGAGGTGAAATTACGTACCAGCCTTAATAGCCTTTTAGTAGAATTGAAGGGCATTGCTCGAGTGGAAAATCCTCAACTCTTGAAAGTCAAGAGTACTCTTGAAGAACAGTTTGTGACAGATCCCCAATCCAAGGTGATGTTATTTGTGAGAACCAAAAAACATGCATCCTCCATCTTCAACTGGGTAAAGTCTTTACCCACTGCTGAGCAGCTTGGAATCCACCCTCGCATGGTTGTTGGACAGGAAGCTGGAATTACTGGGGACGGAATGACTCAAGCCGAACAGGAAAACTCTTTCCAATCATTTCGTGATGGGATTAGCAATCTTCTAGTGGTGACTTCAATTGCGGAAGAGGGAATTGATATTCCAGCCTGTAATCTTGTCATACGATACAAACATGTCTCTAATGAAATTGCCAAAGCTCAAACTCTCGGACGGGCACGAGCAACTGGAAAGAGTGAAGGTTACACCATCTTGTCCTCTCCCAGCAAGCAAAACCAAGAAGTAATGAATGGAGAGCTGTTGGCGCTTGTCGATACCATTCTTCTAGATGCTCACTTTCCAACAGGCCGCATATTGCGAAAGAAGATCGAAAAGGAGCAAGAAATGTTTCTGAAGAAAGAAGAGTGTGACAGAGCAATGGCAAATGAGAAAAAGTCTACTTACAAAGTTGAAGACGTACATCTACTATGTAGTACCTGCAAAACACCTGCTTGTTGTGCTGCTGATATTCGAGTACTCCATGGGAATTGTTATGTGGTTCCTAGTGAAGAATTTCAGGGTAAGATTAACAAGATCAAGCATCCAAAGCCACTGTACAAGCTGGCTATGAACAAAACACACAAGATCCTTTGCAAGACATGTGGTCATTCATGGGGAAACAGTTGCATTTGGCCACAATCTGGGTACCAGTTCCCAGTGCTTAGCTGCAAGAGCTTTACTTTTGTTGAGAAAGGGAACCCGATAATTGTTAAAAAATGGTCTGCCGCTCCATTTGATATCCAGACATATTAA